The following proteins come from a genomic window of Mauremys mutica isolate MM-2020 ecotype Southern chromosome 7, ASM2049712v1, whole genome shotgun sequence:
- the LRRC18 gene encoding leucine-rich repeat-containing protein 18: MAKGKAKGPKGKKVTLKVAKNSIKITFDGKRRLDLSKMGITTFPKCILKLADVDELDLSRNMIKKIPDFIEKFQNLRWLDLHSNQIEKLPETIGMLQNLFYLNICNNKLTAKSLPVELSQLKNLRTLNLGLNQIDNLPTTLGALKELQEVGLFDNYLTTIPNSVAKLPKLKKMNVKRNPFPQPTEEELLIDTIKRIEALYLVDEKDLCGPCLKRCQEERDKLNKLKNAVPTSLRKPNFSSLMTPNSTAKDNQAEWR, from the coding sequence ATGGCCAAGGGGAAAGCAAAAGGCCCCAAAGGGAAAAAGGTCACCTTGAAAGTCGCCAAAAACTCCATCAAGATCACGTTTGATGGGAAACGCCGCCTTGACCTGAGCAAGATGGGCATCACCACCTTTCCTAAGTGCATCCTCAAGCTGGCTGATGTGGACGAGCTGGATCTGAGCAGGAACATGATCAAGAAAATCCCAGACTTCATCGAGAAGTTCCAAAACCTGCGCTGGCTGGACTTGCACAGCAACCAGATCGAGAAGCTGCCGGAGACGATCGGCATGCTCCAGAACCTCTTCTACCTCAACATCTGCAACAACAAGCTGACCGCCAAGAGCCTGCCAGTGGAGCTGAGCCAGCTGAAGAACCTGCGCACCCTCAACCTAGGTCTGAACCAGATCGACAACCTCCCCACTACCCTTGGGGCCCTGAAGGAGCTCCAGGAAGTGGGCCTCTTTGACAACTACCTGACAACCATCCCCAACAGTGTGGCAAAGCTCCCCAAGCTCAAGAAGATGAACGTGAAGAGgaaccccttcccccagccaacAGAGGAGGAACTGTTAATCGACACCATCAAGCGCATCGAAGCCCTGTACTTGGTGGATGAGAAAGACCTGTGTGGCCCCTGTCTGAAGAGGTGCCAGGAGGAGAGGGACAAGCTGAACAAGCTGAAGAACGCGGTGCCCACCTCTCTGAGGAAGCCAAACTTTTCTTCCCTCATGACACCCAACTCCACGGCAAAGGATAACCAAGCGGAGTGGCGGTGA